A stretch of Henckelia pumila isolate YLH828 chromosome 4, ASM3356847v2, whole genome shotgun sequence DNA encodes these proteins:
- the LOC140867740 gene encoding tubulin beta-1 chain translates to MREILHIQGGQCGNQIGSKFWEVICDEHGVDQTGKSKGEASADIQLDRINVYFNEASGGRYVPRAVLMDLEPGTMDSIRSSRFGQIFRPDNFVFGQSGAGNNWAKGHYTEGAELIDSVLDVVRKEAENCDCLQGFQVCHSLGGGTGSGMGTLLISKIREEYPDRMMLTFSVFPSPKVSDTVVEPYNATLSVHQLVENADECMVLDNEALYDICFRTLKLSTPSFGDLNHLISATMSGVTCCLRFPGQLNSDLRKLAVNLIPFPRLHFFMVGFAPLTSRGSQQYISLTVPELTQQMWDSKNMMCAADPRHGRYLTASAMFRGKMSTKEVDEQMLNVQNKNSSYFVEWIPNNVKSSVCDVPPTGLKMASTFIGNSTSIQEMFRRVSEQFTAMFRRKAFLHWYTGEGMDEMEFTEAESNMNDLVAEYQQYQDATAEDVEETDDEAAADHYDG, encoded by the exons TTCAGGGAGGCCAATGCGGGAACCAGATCGGTTCCAAGTTCTGGGAGGTTATCTGCGATGAGCACGGCGTGGATCAGACGGGAAAATCCAAGGGAGAAGCCTCCGCCGACATTCAGTTGGATAGGATCAATGTCTATTTCAACGAGGCGTCCGGTGGGAGGTACGTGCCTCGCGCGGTCTTGATGGATCTGGAGCCTGGGACCATGGATTCTATCAGATCCAGTCGCTTCGGCCAGATCTTTCGCCCCGACAATTTCGTTTTTGGCCAGTCCGGCGCTGGGAACAATTGGGCCAAGGGACACTACACAGAGGGCGCGGAGCTGATAGATTCCGTGCTCGATGTTGTCAGGAAAGAGGCAGAGAATTGTGATTGCTTGCAAG GATTTCAGGTGTGCCATTCACTTGGTGGCGGCACAGGTTCTGGCATGGGTACCCTCTTGATTTCAAAGATCAGGGAGGAATATCCGGATAGAATGATGCTCACCTTCTCTGTTTTCCCATCACCAAAGGTTTCTGACACTGTCGTGGAACCCTATAATGCTACCCTTTCGGTGCACCAATTGGTGGAGAACGCTGATGAGTGCATGGTACTTGACAACGAAGCGCTCTACGACATCTGTTTCCGGACTTTGAAGCTCAGCACTCCAAGCT TTGGCGACTTGAACCATTTGATCTCCGCAACTATGAGTGGGGTTACCTGTTGTTTGCGATTCCCAGGTCAGCTGAATTCTGACCTCAGAAAACTGGCAGTGAACCTGATTCCTTTCCCTCGTCTTCATTTCTTTATGGTGGGATTCGCGCCACTCACCTCTCGTGGGTCGCAGCAATACATCTCTTTGACTGTACCAGAACTGACTCAACAAATGTGGGATTCAAAGAACATGATGTGTGCTGCTGATCCTCGCCATGGACGCTACCTGACAGCCTCTGCCATGTTCCGAGGTAAAATGAGCACAAAAGAGGTGGATGAACAGATGCTCAATGTCCAGAACAAAAACTCCTCGTACTTTGTCGAGTGGATCCCAAACAATGTGAAGTCGAGCGTGTGTGACGTTCCACCTACGGGTCTTAAGATGGCATCAACATTCATTGGAAATTCAACTTCGATTCAAGAAATGTTCAGGAGAGTGAGCGAACAATTTACAGCTATGTTCCGCCGCAAGGCCTTCTTGCATTGGTACACCGGGGAAGGCATGGATGAAATGGAGTTCACCGAAGCTGAAAGCAATATGAATGATCTGGTAGCAGAGTACCAGCAGTATCAAGACGCCACAGCTGAGGACGTCGAAGAAACTGATGATGAGGCCGCTGCAGACCATTATGATGGCTGA
- the LOC140867788 gene encoding uncharacterized protein isoform X1, with translation MKDCGTPTSSCKQRSSLVASATEDEFSVSQILLELQNLFMVSELGKNFIWGRRKIRSSLAEASSCSPEQPTSRPASVDGEVKLVSTPPVKAEECAAAKTSSPTTPLSFLPSDSDEKSKHSSKKSSKKRSREKYNNMIEGLMECGDLLRGVSSKTLELGKVRSYYNELRNYNSELKAMKLQILKTCPNKEDSQMETIGFTNLVVEPTQHYRMTMLTHRQPFIADPTAPKFKHSFGPITAPKIGSFYNGLEPVNRVGPAIIPDLNLSAEEAFGVDASQPLDVDIALADKRVRFAEARRMRRGIIKIKSMRSACGIKLPRIRS, from the exons ATGAAAGATTGCGGCACACCAACATCAAGCTGTAAACAACGCAGCTCTCTGGTTGCTTCTGCGACAGAAGATGAATTCTCTGTCTCTCAGATTCTGCTCGAACTCCAAAATCTGTTCATGGTATCCGAATTGGGCAAAAATTTCATATGGGGTCGCAGGAAGATAAGATCTAGCTTAGCTGAGGCTTCATCATGTTCTCCTGAACAACCCACTTCACGGCCAGCGTCGGTTGACGGAGAGGTGAAGCTGGTGAGTACGCCTCCGGTTAAAGCGGAGGAGTGCGCCGCCGCCAAGACCTCCAGTCCCACGACGCCTCTATCTTTCTTGCCGAGTGATTCTGATGAAAAGTCCAAGCATTCTTCGAAGAAAAGTTCCAAGAAAAGG TCGAGAGAGAAGTATAATAATATGATTGAAGGGTTGATGGAATGTGGGGATTTACTCAGAGGGGTGAGTAGTAAAACTCTG GAGTTAGGAAAAGTGAGGAGTTATTACAATGAGTTGAGGAATTACAATTCGGAATTAAAAGCAATGAAGCTTCAG ATTCTTAAGACTTGCCCAAATAAGGAAGACTCTCAAATGGAAACAATCGGGTTTACAAATCTTGTAGTGGAACCAACCCAACATTATCGAATGACGATGTTGACTCATCGACAGCCGTTCATCGCGGATCCGACGGCTCCGAAATTTAAGCATTCTTTTGGGCCAATTACAGCCCCCAAAATCGGTTCATTCTATAATGGGCTTGAGCCGGTCAACCGAGTGGGCCCAGCTATAATTCCAGATCTGAACCTGTCTGCTGAAGAGGCATTTGGTGTGGATGCATCTCAGCCTTTGGATGTGGACATAGCACTTGCTGATAAACGGGTCAGATTTGCTGAGGCTAGGAGGATGAGGAGAGGAATAATCAAGATCAAGTCTATGAGGAGTGCTTGTGGTATAAAATTACCACGAATCAGATCTTGA
- the LOC140867788 gene encoding uncharacterized protein isoform X2 encodes MKDCGTPTSSCKQRSSLVASATEDEFSVSQILLELQNLFMVSELGKNFIWGRRKIRSSLAEASSCSPEQPTSRPASVDGEVKLVSTPPVKAEECAAAKTSSPTTPLSFLPSDSDEKSKHSSKKSSKKRSREKYNNMIEGLMECGDLLRGELGKVRSYYNELRNYNSELKAMKLQILKTCPNKEDSQMETIGFTNLVVEPTQHYRMTMLTHRQPFIADPTAPKFKHSFGPITAPKIGSFYNGLEPVNRVGPAIIPDLNLSAEEAFGVDASQPLDVDIALADKRVRFAEARRMRRGIIKIKSMRSACGIKLPRIRS; translated from the exons ATGAAAGATTGCGGCACACCAACATCAAGCTGTAAACAACGCAGCTCTCTGGTTGCTTCTGCGACAGAAGATGAATTCTCTGTCTCTCAGATTCTGCTCGAACTCCAAAATCTGTTCATGGTATCCGAATTGGGCAAAAATTTCATATGGGGTCGCAGGAAGATAAGATCTAGCTTAGCTGAGGCTTCATCATGTTCTCCTGAACAACCCACTTCACGGCCAGCGTCGGTTGACGGAGAGGTGAAGCTGGTGAGTACGCCTCCGGTTAAAGCGGAGGAGTGCGCCGCCGCCAAGACCTCCAGTCCCACGACGCCTCTATCTTTCTTGCCGAGTGATTCTGATGAAAAGTCCAAGCATTCTTCGAAGAAAAGTTCCAAGAAAAGG TCGAGAGAGAAGTATAATAATATGATTGAAGGGTTGATGGAATGTGGGGATTTACTCAGAGGG GAGTTAGGAAAAGTGAGGAGTTATTACAATGAGTTGAGGAATTACAATTCGGAATTAAAAGCAATGAAGCTTCAG ATTCTTAAGACTTGCCCAAATAAGGAAGACTCTCAAATGGAAACAATCGGGTTTACAAATCTTGTAGTGGAACCAACCCAACATTATCGAATGACGATGTTGACTCATCGACAGCCGTTCATCGCGGATCCGACGGCTCCGAAATTTAAGCATTCTTTTGGGCCAATTACAGCCCCCAAAATCGGTTCATTCTATAATGGGCTTGAGCCGGTCAACCGAGTGGGCCCAGCTATAATTCCAGATCTGAACCTGTCTGCTGAAGAGGCATTTGGTGTGGATGCATCTCAGCCTTTGGATGTGGACATAGCACTTGCTGATAAACGGGTCAGATTTGCTGAGGCTAGGAGGATGAGGAGAGGAATAATCAAGATCAAGTCTATGAGGAGTGCTTGTGGTATAAAATTACCACGAATCAGATCTTGA
- the LOC140867787 gene encoding probable alkaline/neutral invertase B, which yields MSPTANVSQNGTLKHQESNPSILDIGGSDLSRLLNRPRPVSIERKRSFDERSFSEMSISSPPRQFYRNSENSSRVFDSFSGISSPRSFSCVETHPIVSEAWVALQRSIVHFRGQPVGTIAALDHSAEELNYDQVFVRDFVPSALAFLMNGEPEIVKNFLLKTLRLQSWEKKVDNFTLGAGVMPASFKVLHDPVRDFETLIADFGECAIGRVAPVDSGFWWIILLRAYTKSTGDASLAELPECQRGIRLILTLCLSEGFDTFPTLLCADGCSMIDRRMGIYGYPIEIQALFFMALRCALLLLKNDEEGKDCTDRIVKRLHALSYHMRSYFWLDIKQLNDIYRYKTEEYSHTAVNKFNVMPDSLPDWVFDFMPSRGGYFIGNVSPARMDFRWFCLGNCIAILSSLATPEQASAIMDLIESRWEELVGEMPLKICYPAMESHEWRIVTGCDPKNTSWSYHNGGSWPVLLWLLTAACIKSGRPQLARRAIELAETRLLKDHWPEYYDGKLGRYMGKQARKNQTWSIAGYLVAKMMLEDPSNLGMISFEEDKQMKPLMKRSASWTC from the exons ATGTCTCCCACTGCTAATGTTTCTCAAAATGGAACCTTAAAACACCAAGAATCCAATCCATCCATCTTGGACATCGGAGGCTCGGATTTGTCCAGACTACTGAACAGGCCGAGGCCGGTATCCATCGAAAGGAAGAGATCCTTCGACGAAAGGTCCTTCAGTGAAATGTCGATTTCGTCCCCACCAAGACAGTTTTACCGGAACAGCGAGAACTCTTCTCGTGTTTTCGATAGTTTTTCAGGCATAAGTTCCCCTAGATCATTTAGTTGTGTAGAGACACACCCTATAGTGTCCGAGGCGTGGGTGGCCTTGCAGCGTTCCATAGTCCATTTCCGGGGGCAGCCTGTGGGGACTATTGCGGCTTTGGATCATTCTGCCGAAGAGCTCAACTATGATCAG GTGTTTGTCCGAGACTTTGTTCCTAGTGCACTAGCATTCTTGATGAATGGCGAACCCGAAATTGTCAAGAATTTTCTTCTTAAAACACTGCGGCTCCAATCCTGGGAGAAAAAGGTGGACAATTTCACTCTAGGGGCAGGGGTTATGCCAGCAAGTTTCAAAGTACTGCATGATCCTGTTAGAGATTTTGAAACGCTGATAGCCGATTTTGGTGAATGTGCTATTGGGCGAGTGGCTCCTGTCGACTCTGGTTTCTGGTGGATTATTCTTCTTCGAGCATATACAAAGTCTACAGGTGATGCCTCTTTGGCTGAATTGCCCGAATGCCAGAGGGGAATCAGACTCATCCTGACTCTATGCCTTTCCGAAGGTTTTGATACATTCCCAACCCTTCTGTGTGCCGATGGTTGCTCCATGATTGATCGTCGAATG GGTATTTACGGGTATCCTATCGAGATACAAGCTCTATTCTTCATGGCTCTGAGGTGTGCTTTACTTCTACTTAAAAACGATGAAGAGGGCAAGGATTGTACGGATAGAATTGTTAAGCGTCTCCATGCATTAAGCTATCACATGAGGAGTTACTTCTGGCTTGACATCAAACAGCTCAATGATATATACAGATATAAAACTGAAGAGTATTCACACACAGCAGTCAACAAGTTCAATGTCATGCCTGATTCGCTCCCTGATTGGGTTTTTGATTTCATGCCAAGCCGTGGCGGTTACTTCATAGGAAACGTTAGTCCAGCGAGAATGGATTTTCGTTGGTTTTGCCTAGGAAACTGCATTGCCATTCTGTCTTCATTGGCAACACCAGAGCAAGCTTCGGCTATAATGGATCTGATTGAATCGCGGTGGGAGGAGCTGGTTGGGGAAATGCCGTTGAAGATTTGTTATCCGGCAATGGAGAGTCATGAATGGAGGATAGTAACAGGCTGTGATCCAAAAAACACTAGCTGGAGTTACCATAATGGTGGTTCTTGGCCAG TCCTCCTATGGCTTCTCACGGCAGCATGCATCAAATCAGGACGGCCCCAACTAGCAAGACGAGCAATCGAACTAGCCGAGACACGTCTGTTGAAGGATCATTGGCCCGAATATTATGATGGTAAGCTGGGACGTTACATGGGGAAGCAGGCTCGAAAGAATCAAACGTGGTCCATCGCGGGGTACTTGGTGGCTAAGATGATGCTGGAGGATCCCTCGAACTTAGGTATGATATCATTTGAGGAAGACAAACAGATGAAGCCACTCATGAAGAGATCTGCTTCTTGGACGTGTTGA
- the LOC140861896 gene encoding uncharacterized protein, whose translation MEDLVNRSSVLRERVKGSTKKPINAASTWLKRQPPNAKLSLAVAAAVSTIFFLRLVVEDHGNLFIAAEAVHSIGISLLIYKLTQEKTCAGLSLKSQELTAMFLAARLYCSLVMEYDIHTLLDLATLVTTLWVIYVMRFKLSSSYMDSKDTFALYYAVIPCALLSVAIHPSTQHLVINRVLWAFCVYLEAVSVLPQLHLMQSTKIVEPFTAHYVFALGVARFLSCAHWVLQVLDTRGRLLTALGYGLWPSMVLVSEIVQTFILVDFCYYYVKSLLGGHLVLRLPSGVVCVS comes from the exons ATGGAGGATCTTGTAAACCGAAGCTCTGTTCTGAGGGAGAGGGTAAAGGGCAGCACGAAGAAGCCAATCAACGCCGCCTCGACGTGGCTAAAGAGGCAGCCGCCGAATGCCAAGCTGTCATTGGCCGTGGCCGCCGCCGTCTCCACCATCTTCTTTCTCCGCCTCGTCGTCGAAGATCACGGCAATCTCTTCATCGCCGCCGAGGCTGTTCATTCCATTGGAATTTCCCTCCTCATCTACAAGCTCACCCAAGAGAAAACATGCGCCG GCCTTTCACTCAAGTCCCAAGAGCTGACTGCTATGTTTTTAGCTGCTAGACTCTACTGCAGTCTCGTAATGGAATACGATATACACACGCTGCTCGATCTTGCCACATTAGTAACAACCTTGTGGGTCATTTATGTGATGCGTTTTAAATTAAGTTCAAGTTACATGGACAGCAAAGATACGTTTGCCCTTTATTACGCC GTGATACCGTGTGCTTTACTATCAGTTGCTATTCATCCATCGACTCAGCATCTTGTCATAAACCgcgttttatgggctttttgcGTCTACTTGGAGGCGGTTTCGGTCCTTCCTCAGCTTCATCTCATGCAAAGCACAAAG ATCGTTGAACCTTTCACTGCACATTATGTATTTGCCCTCGGAGTTGCCAGGTTCTTGAGCTGTGCACATTGGGTTCTTCAG GTATTGGACACCCGAGGACGATTACTGACGGCGTTGGGATATGGACTATGGCCTTCCATGGTTCTGGTATCCGAGATTGTCCAGACTTTTATACTGGTTGATTTCTGCTACTACTACGTTAAGAG TCTTCTTGGTGGACATCTAGTGCTGCGGCTCCCTTCCGGGGTGGT CTGCGTGAGCTGA
- the LOC140865551 gene encoding uncharacterized protein isoform X1, giving the protein MGSVGFCGESESQPSTSNIKKFKSPTKLLDECCAVNHAAIPRKLRSAIKKRGLDSMTPPLPISNKQNRVYDGVKTLRKNGAKKSKLKMKQGHVTEDEKEVAETLYLLANMFCDSIKNDEHGLDVHPSGTNSLTVVEMDSTMTAAQDAGKITARVTLEAICQTTNLEDSISKNAQLKSFDDPQLSKLPISKQYPITFVSGDGSDLVTGSSRTKMSALISVTGDRGITVEQLAAPGTQNCLREDKNNDLLLWRSSLPSTGTQGTERLESCPRSSINKLPAWFETRNHVIQHRTPGESFIKNKCRLVEAEPTRLQKRCSAHVYICNFIKVMQVLDKKEGLPETLVEPGPRINIDLQKNGFDYTSGALSSTVSSIRDTILLHKSLSQDQQQVSKMPASCSPLKQGSDFLSLAGHSDEVLKQFRSSYMQSQNNLAMLLAQPQNCYSTFHDRSSSVATQQLPPCHSSRVGNRVAALFPDQSHPTGLPTSYLPDRKNGERDSSFFVNCAQAQSQSQSLFPHLHSTHGLKHQQQFNTIHPSPLPNAKGTIHPSPLPNAKGHSLHYLPSGFDRNRATSYPGNMSQLQIFFNQQHL; this is encoded by the exons ATGGGTTCTGTTGGATTTTGTGGTGAATCCGAATCTCAGCCTAGTACTAGtaatatcaagaaattcaagtcACCCACAAAG CTTCTTGATGAATGCTGTGCAGTTAATCACGCTGCAATTCCTAGGAAGCTACGGTCTG CCATCAAGAAACGGGGCCTTGACTCTATGACACCACCTTTGCCAATTTCGAACAAACAAAATCGTGTGTATGATGGAGTTAAAACACTCCGGAAAAACGGGGCCAAGAAATCCAAACTGAAAATG AAACAAGGACACGTCACTGAGGATGAGAAAGAAGTGGCCGAGACCTTGTATTTGCTAGCCAACATGTTCTGTGATTCAATCAAGAACGACGAGCACGGATTGGATGTTCACCCTTCGGGAACAAATTCTTTAACTGTAGTAGAAATGGATAGCACCATGACTGCAGCTCAAG ATGCTGGGAAAATTACCGCAAGAGTAACCCTTGAAGCTATCTGTCAAACTACAAATTTGGAAGACTCGATATCAAAAAATGCTCAGTTAAAATCTTTTGATGATCCTCAGCTTTCCAAGCTCCCCATTAGCAAACAATATCCCATCACCTTTGTTTCTGGAGATGGATCAGATTTAGTCACTGGTTCCAG CAGAACAAAGATGTCTGCACTAATTTCAGTGACAGGTGATCGAGGAATCACCGTGGAACAG CTTGCAGCTCCTGGAACCCAAAATTGCCTCAGGGAGGACAAAAATAACG ATCTACTTCTGTGGCGTTCAAGCTTGCCTTCAACAGGAACTCAGGGCACTGAGAGACTGGAATCCTGCCCACG ATCGTCCATTAACAAGCTTCCTGCATGGTTTGAGACGAGAAATCATGTCATCCAGCATCGTACACCCGGGGAAAGTTTTATCAAGAATAAG TGCCGTTTAGTTGAGGCCGAACCAACGAGGTTGCAGAAGAGATGTTCTGCCCATGTTTACATCTGTAATTTTATTAAAGTCATGCAAGTATTAGACAAAAAGGAAGGATTACCAGAGACACTCGTTGAGCCAGGACCCCGTATAAATATTGACCTTCAAAAAAATGGGTTCGATTACACAAGTGGTGCTTTGTCTTCCACTGTTAGTTCAATCCGAGATACCATTCTTTTGCATAAGAGTCTCTCACAAGATCAGCAACAGGTCTCAAAAATGCCTGCCTCGTGTTCTCCACTTAAGCAG GGTTCAGATTTCTTGTCTTTGGCCGGACACAGTGATGAGGTGCTGAAGCAATTTCGCTCATCATACATGCAGTCACAAAATAATTTGGCTATGCTTTTAGCACAGCCCCAGAATTGTTATTCAACGTTCCATGATCGATCTTCTTCTGTGGCCACACAGCAG CTCCCTCCGTGTCATAGCAGCAGAGTCGGCAACAGAGTTGCGGCTCTATTTCCAGATCAATCTCATCCTACCGGACTTCCCACCTCATATTTACCAGACAGGAAAAATGGAGAAAGAGACTCATCTTTCTTTGTTAACTGTGCTCAGGCTCAGTCTCAGTCTCAGTCTCTTTTCCCGCACTTGCATTCTACACATGGCTTGAAACATCAACAGCAGTTTAACACAATCCATCCATCACCGCTCCCAAATGCGAAGGGCACAATCCATCCATCACCGCTCCCAAATGCAAAGGGACATAGCCTACACTACCTCCCTTCAGGATTTGATAGAAACAGAGCAACAAGCTATCCCGGTAATATGTCACAATTGCAGATATTCTTCAACCAGCAGCATCTTTGA
- the LOC140865551 gene encoding uncharacterized protein isoform X2, with amino-acid sequence MGSVGFCGESESQPSTSNIKKFKSPTKLLDECCAVNHAAIPRKLRSAIKKRGLDSMTPPLPISNKQNRVYDGVKTLRKNGAKKSKLKMKQGHVTEDEKEVAETLYLLANMFCDSIKNDEHGLDVHPSGTNSLTVVEMDSTMTAAQDAGKITARVTLEAICQTTNLEDSISKNAQLKSFDDPQLSKLPISKQYPITFVSGDGSDLVTGSRTKMSALISVTGDRGITVEQLAAPGTQNCLREDKNNDLLLWRSSLPSTGTQGTERLESCPRSSINKLPAWFETRNHVIQHRTPGESFIKNKCRLVEAEPTRLQKRCSAHVYICNFIKVMQVLDKKEGLPETLVEPGPRINIDLQKNGFDYTSGALSSTVSSIRDTILLHKSLSQDQQQVSKMPASCSPLKQGSDFLSLAGHSDEVLKQFRSSYMQSQNNLAMLLAQPQNCYSTFHDRSSSVATQQLPPCHSSRVGNRVAALFPDQSHPTGLPTSYLPDRKNGERDSSFFVNCAQAQSQSQSLFPHLHSTHGLKHQQQFNTIHPSPLPNAKGTIHPSPLPNAKGHSLHYLPSGFDRNRATSYPGNMSQLQIFFNQQHL; translated from the exons ATGGGTTCTGTTGGATTTTGTGGTGAATCCGAATCTCAGCCTAGTACTAGtaatatcaagaaattcaagtcACCCACAAAG CTTCTTGATGAATGCTGTGCAGTTAATCACGCTGCAATTCCTAGGAAGCTACGGTCTG CCATCAAGAAACGGGGCCTTGACTCTATGACACCACCTTTGCCAATTTCGAACAAACAAAATCGTGTGTATGATGGAGTTAAAACACTCCGGAAAAACGGGGCCAAGAAATCCAAACTGAAAATG AAACAAGGACACGTCACTGAGGATGAGAAAGAAGTGGCCGAGACCTTGTATTTGCTAGCCAACATGTTCTGTGATTCAATCAAGAACGACGAGCACGGATTGGATGTTCACCCTTCGGGAACAAATTCTTTAACTGTAGTAGAAATGGATAGCACCATGACTGCAGCTCAAG ATGCTGGGAAAATTACCGCAAGAGTAACCCTTGAAGCTATCTGTCAAACTACAAATTTGGAAGACTCGATATCAAAAAATGCTCAGTTAAAATCTTTTGATGATCCTCAGCTTTCCAAGCTCCCCATTAGCAAACAATATCCCATCACCTTTGTTTCTGGAGATGGATCAGATTTAGTCACTGGTTCCAG AACAAAGATGTCTGCACTAATTTCAGTGACAGGTGATCGAGGAATCACCGTGGAACAG CTTGCAGCTCCTGGAACCCAAAATTGCCTCAGGGAGGACAAAAATAACG ATCTACTTCTGTGGCGTTCAAGCTTGCCTTCAACAGGAACTCAGGGCACTGAGAGACTGGAATCCTGCCCACG ATCGTCCATTAACAAGCTTCCTGCATGGTTTGAGACGAGAAATCATGTCATCCAGCATCGTACACCCGGGGAAAGTTTTATCAAGAATAAG TGCCGTTTAGTTGAGGCCGAACCAACGAGGTTGCAGAAGAGATGTTCTGCCCATGTTTACATCTGTAATTTTATTAAAGTCATGCAAGTATTAGACAAAAAGGAAGGATTACCAGAGACACTCGTTGAGCCAGGACCCCGTATAAATATTGACCTTCAAAAAAATGGGTTCGATTACACAAGTGGTGCTTTGTCTTCCACTGTTAGTTCAATCCGAGATACCATTCTTTTGCATAAGAGTCTCTCACAAGATCAGCAACAGGTCTCAAAAATGCCTGCCTCGTGTTCTCCACTTAAGCAG GGTTCAGATTTCTTGTCTTTGGCCGGACACAGTGATGAGGTGCTGAAGCAATTTCGCTCATCATACATGCAGTCACAAAATAATTTGGCTATGCTTTTAGCACAGCCCCAGAATTGTTATTCAACGTTCCATGATCGATCTTCTTCTGTGGCCACACAGCAG CTCCCTCCGTGTCATAGCAGCAGAGTCGGCAACAGAGTTGCGGCTCTATTTCCAGATCAATCTCATCCTACCGGACTTCCCACCTCATATTTACCAGACAGGAAAAATGGAGAAAGAGACTCATCTTTCTTTGTTAACTGTGCTCAGGCTCAGTCTCAGTCTCAGTCTCTTTTCCCGCACTTGCATTCTACACATGGCTTGAAACATCAACAGCAGTTTAACACAATCCATCCATCACCGCTCCCAAATGCGAAGGGCACAATCCATCCATCACCGCTCCCAAATGCAAAGGGACATAGCCTACACTACCTCCCTTCAGGATTTGATAGAAACAGAGCAACAAGCTATCCCGGTAATATGTCACAATTGCAGATATTCTTCAACCAGCAGCATCTTTGA